The Fervidibacillus albus genome contains a region encoding:
- a CDS encoding glycoside hydrolase family 2 TIM barrel-domain containing protein: MKFSKEKFKYEPPKNGYPEWNNNPEIFQLNRLEAHATLMPYLTFHEALKGERTASPFYQSLNGRWKFAFSETPEKRNREFYKTEAECGDWEEIQVPSHWQLQGYDYPHYTNVRYPWEGKEELKPPFAPVKYNPVGQYVRTFTIPEHWRDFPVYISFQGVESAFYIWVNGHLVGYSEDSFTPAEFDLTPYLVDGENKLAVEVYRWSDASWLEDQDFWRLSGIFRDVYLYATPAVHIQDFFVRTELDDAYEHANLKVQTKITNYEKVFRGKIFLELALFDEQQNNVLAERVVKIFDVTDKQYEENELSVFVKNPMKWSAEHPYLYTLIVSLKDEKNQVIEYESCKVGFRTFEIKDGLMKINGKRIVLKGVNRHEFSAERGRAITVEDMVRDIKIMKQHNINAVRTSHYPNHPKFYDLCDEYGLYVIDETNLETHGTWKYGQKEEGETIPGSKPEWTETVLDRCQSMFQRDKNHPSVIIWSLGNESFGGDNFLKMHDFFKKNDPTRIVHYEGIYHFRESEAASDIESTMYIPPSIVEEYGKAAEQNWSLKPYILCEYSHAMGNSCGNLFKYTDLFDRYAKLQGGFIWDWKDQALWKKNAEGIEYLAYGGDFGDVPNDGNFCGDGLIFADGKLSPKIFEVKKCYQNIDITALDVKEGSILIKNKFLFTNLDEFLFRWEIAEEGEKITTGFFQVNLQPGQERIVQLGYDVNDLSVQKGELVLTVSAHLKQNTSWAEEGHEIAFEQFIIRSSVKETVYCEKMDSLMIDETTQTFVINGEPFSVQFNKKTGAIDLYIYKGKELFQTSPIPNFWRAMTDNDRGNQLHERSALWKDAGKKRKLVKFETEKRESTVIVRTDFILPEAGGSEVKLAYTVDTVGTLNIESIFTPKKSLPEIPEIGMMFSMNKRYENIQWYGKGPHENYIDREKGAKIGLYEGKVVQQYTPYLKPQECGNKTGVRWAKIMDDEGYGWKIYGQPTVEINVLPYFPKELEDANHGYELPEVKKTVVRINNRQMGVGGDDSWGQKTHPEFTNYPDKTYRFAFTMSPLKEL, encoded by the coding sequence GTGAAATTTTCCAAGGAAAAATTTAAATATGAACCGCCGAAAAATGGATACCCAGAGTGGAATAATAACCCGGAAATTTTCCAATTAAATCGTTTAGAAGCCCATGCCACATTAATGCCTTATCTTACTTTTCATGAAGCACTCAAAGGAGAACGAACGGCTTCTCCCTTTTATCAGTCATTAAACGGACGATGGAAATTTGCGTTTTCAGAAACACCGGAAAAGCGAAATCGGGAGTTTTATAAAACGGAGGCTGAATGCGGCGATTGGGAAGAGATCCAAGTTCCAAGTCATTGGCAGTTACAGGGATATGACTACCCCCATTATACGAATGTCCGATATCCGTGGGAGGGGAAAGAAGAGTTGAAACCACCTTTTGCCCCGGTCAAATACAATCCAGTTGGTCAATACGTACGCACGTTTACCATTCCAGAACATTGGCGTGATTTTCCGGTCTATATTAGTTTTCAAGGGGTGGAGAGCGCTTTTTATATATGGGTCAACGGTCATTTGGTCGGTTACAGTGAAGATTCCTTTACACCAGCGGAGTTCGATTTGACGCCATATTTGGTGGACGGAGAAAACAAATTAGCAGTGGAAGTATATCGTTGGTCTGATGCTAGTTGGTTAGAAGATCAAGATTTTTGGCGGTTGAGCGGTATATTTCGGGATGTTTACTTATATGCAACTCCCGCTGTCCATATACAGGACTTTTTCGTACGAACAGAATTAGACGATGCATATGAACATGCAAATTTAAAAGTACAAACGAAAATTACAAATTATGAGAAGGTGTTTCGTGGGAAGATATTTTTAGAATTGGCTCTTTTCGATGAACAACAAAACAACGTGTTGGCAGAACGTGTTGTGAAAATATTCGATGTAACGGATAAACAATATGAAGAGAACGAGTTGTCTGTTTTTGTAAAAAATCCTATGAAATGGAGCGCGGAACATCCTTATCTATATACTTTAATTGTTAGTTTGAAAGATGAAAAGAATCAAGTGATCGAATATGAAAGTTGTAAAGTTGGATTTCGAACTTTTGAAATCAAAGACGGTTTAATGAAAATAAATGGAAAAAGAATCGTGTTGAAAGGAGTAAATCGACACGAATTTTCAGCTGAACGCGGTCGGGCAATTACCGTTGAAGACATGGTCCGGGATATTAAAATAATGAAACAACATAATATCAATGCCGTACGTACGTCCCATTATCCAAACCACCCAAAATTTTACGATTTATGCGATGAATATGGGCTGTATGTCATTGATGAGACGAATTTAGAAACCCACGGAACTTGGAAATACGGTCAAAAGGAAGAAGGCGAAACGATCCCAGGGAGCAAACCGGAATGGACGGAAACCGTATTGGATCGCTGTCAATCGATGTTTCAAAGGGATAAAAACCATCCTTCTGTCATCATTTGGTCGCTCGGCAATGAATCCTTTGGGGGAGATAATTTTTTGAAGATGCATGACTTTTTCAAGAAAAATGATCCGACCCGCATCGTCCATTACGAAGGGATTTATCATTTTAGAGAATCGGAAGCGGCTTCGGACATCGAAAGTACGATGTATATTCCCCCTTCGATCGTCGAGGAATACGGGAAGGCAGCTGAACAAAACTGGAGTTTGAAACCGTATATATTGTGCGAGTATAGCCATGCGATGGGGAATTCGTGCGGGAATCTTTTTAAGTATACAGATCTCTTTGATCGGTATGCGAAACTTCAAGGTGGATTTATTTGGGATTGGAAAGATCAAGCGTTGTGGAAGAAAAATGCGGAAGGAATCGAGTATCTTGCCTATGGCGGTGATTTTGGGGATGTACCGAATGATGGGAATTTTTGTGGAGACGGTTTGATTTTTGCCGATGGAAAATTGTCGCCGAAAATTTTTGAAGTGAAAAAATGTTATCAAAATATCGATATTACGGCCCTAGACGTAAAGGAAGGTTCGATATTAATAAAAAATAAATTTTTGTTTACAAATTTAGATGAATTTCTGTTTCGGTGGGAAATTGCGGAAGAGGGAGAGAAAATTACAACTGGTTTTTTTCAAGTGAATTTACAACCTGGTCAGGAAAGGATTGTCCAGTTAGGTTACGATGTCAACGATTTATCGGTTCAGAAAGGAGAATTGGTTTTAACAGTCAGTGCTCATTTAAAACAAAATACTTCTTGGGCGGAAGAAGGGCATGAGATTGCCTTCGAACAATTTATCATTCGATCGTCGGTAAAAGAAACCGTATATTGTGAAAAGATGGATTCACTCATGATCGATGAAACGACACAAACATTTGTAATAAATGGAGAACCGTTTTCCGTTCAATTTAATAAAAAAACTGGTGCAATTGACTTGTATATTTATAAAGGCAAGGAATTGTTTCAAACATCGCCAATACCAAACTTTTGGCGGGCAATGACGGATAATGATCGAGGAAATCAATTGCATGAACGGAGTGCCCTTTGGAAAGATGCGGGTAAAAAGCGGAAATTAGTAAAATTCGAGACGGAAAAAAGAGAGTCAACCGTTATCGTTCGTACCGACTTCATTCTTCCTGAGGCAGGGGGATCGGAAGTAAAACTGGCATATACGGTCGATACTGTTGGGACATTGAATATTGAATCCATTTTTACGCCGAAAAAAAGTTTACCAGAGATTCCTGAAATTGGAATGATGTTTTCGATGAACAAACGATATGAAAACATTCAATGGTATGGAAAAGGTCCCCATGAAAATTATATCGACCGGGAAAAAGGGGCGAAAATCGGACTATATGAAGGAAAGGTTGTTCAACAATATACCCCTTATTTAAAACCTCAAGAATGTGGAAACAAAACGGGGGTTAGGTGGGCGAAAATTATGGATGATGAAGGGTACGGTTGGAAAATTTACGGACAACCGACCGTAGAGATAAATGTACTCCCTTATTTCCCAAAAGAACTTGAAGATGCAAATCACGGATATGAATTGCCTGAAGTGAAAAAAACAGTCGTTCGGATAAACAATCGGCAAATGGGGGTTGGAGGCGATGATAGTTGGGGGCAAAAAACCCATCCGGAATTTACAAATTATCCGGACAAAACATATCGATTCGCCTTCACGATGTCACCGTTAAAGGAATTGTAG
- a CDS encoding alpha-galactosidase, with translation MHIVTKNAAIYFNEICKEFHIQGKNFSYIFKILKNNQLGHIYFGKRVHHRTSFSHFFPLFPRANVTVQYEDSPEFSLELIKQEYPSYGTTDFREPAIQILQEDGSRITNFEYVSHRIMKGKPKLGGLPATYVEKEDEAITLEVVLYDQLIDTELRLLYTVFDEFSVLTRSAKIVNQGNQQLNITRIMSANIDFFDSEYEMVHLSGAWARERYVKRRTIEHGIQKISSTRGNASSPHHNPFIALKRPDATEHRGDVYGFSLVYSGNFLAQIEVDHYDVARVSIGINPLDFQWLLESGQSFQTPEAVIVYSDAGLNGMSQTFHELYRKRLTRGMWRDRLRPILINNWEATYFSFHEKKLLEIASVAKDLGVELFVLDDGWFGNRNDDTTSLGDWFPNKEKFPNGIAEFAKKINDMGLQFGLWIEPEMVSKNSRLYENHPDWLIHVPNRKSSSGRNQYVLDFSRPEVVDYIYEMVAKLFKEAPISYVKWDMNRYMTEIGSAALPAKRQWEVSHRYILGVYSLYERLTSAFPDILFESCAGGGGRFDPGMLYYAPQTWTSDNTDAVERLKIQYGTSYVYPLSSIGAHVSAVPNHQVNRVTSLDMRASVAYFGVFGYELDISNMSEQEKETMKKQILQYKRFRKLIQQGIFYRIISPFKGKGNVTAWMVVSEDQTEALVGYYQVLFEPLPGFKKLVLKGLNPQMEYEIEGMRNTYFGDELMNFGIVFDESSWLKQGIPGDFTSQLFYVKQKQ, from the coding sequence ATGCATATCGTAACGAAAAATGCAGCCATTTATTTCAATGAGATTTGTAAGGAATTTCATATTCAAGGAAAAAATTTCAGCTATATTTTTAAAATATTAAAAAATAATCAACTAGGACATATTTATTTCGGGAAACGAGTACATCATCGAACTTCCTTTTCCCACTTTTTCCCTCTTTTTCCAAGAGCAAATGTGACCGTGCAATATGAAGATTCACCGGAATTTTCCTTAGAACTAATTAAACAAGAATACCCTTCTTACGGAACGACGGATTTTCGAGAACCAGCGATACAAATTTTACAGGAAGATGGAAGCCGTATTACGAATTTTGAATATGTCAGTCATCGAATAATGAAAGGAAAACCAAAATTAGGTGGATTACCGGCCACGTATGTAGAAAAAGAAGATGAAGCGATTACGTTGGAAGTCGTATTATATGACCAGCTTATCGATACAGAACTCCGTTTATTATATACCGTATTTGACGAGTTTTCTGTATTGACGAGAAGTGCAAAAATCGTGAATCAAGGGAATCAGCAGTTGAACATAACAAGAATCATGAGTGCGAATATTGATTTTTTCGACTCAGAATATGAGATGGTTCATTTATCCGGTGCATGGGCGAGGGAAAGGTATGTGAAAAGGAGAACGATAGAGCACGGAATTCAAAAAATATCGAGTACGCGTGGTAATGCAAGCAGTCCCCATCACAATCCGTTTATTGCATTGAAGAGACCGGATGCGACGGAACATCGAGGTGATGTTTACGGTTTCAGTCTCGTTTATAGTGGGAATTTTTTAGCCCAGATAGAAGTGGATCATTACGATGTTGCGCGTGTTTCAATTGGCATTAACCCGCTTGACTTTCAATGGCTTCTAGAAAGTGGGCAAAGTTTTCAAACACCAGAAGCGGTAATCGTATATTCGGATGCTGGACTCAATGGGATGAGCCAAACATTCCACGAACTGTATCGTAAACGATTAACAAGGGGGATGTGGCGGGATCGGTTGCGTCCAATTTTAATCAATAATTGGGAAGCAACATATTTTTCCTTTCATGAAAAAAAGCTTTTGGAAATCGCATCCGTTGCAAAGGACCTCGGAGTAGAGTTGTTTGTTTTAGATGACGGTTGGTTCGGAAACCGAAATGACGATACGACTTCCCTCGGCGACTGGTTTCCGAATAAAGAAAAATTTCCAAATGGTATAGCCGAATTTGCAAAAAAAATTAATGATATGGGATTACAATTCGGTTTATGGATTGAACCGGAAATGGTTTCGAAAAACAGTCGTTTGTATGAAAATCATCCCGATTGGCTTATACACGTACCAAATAGAAAATCGTCTTCGGGAAGAAATCAGTACGTATTGGATTTTTCCCGTCCGGAAGTAGTTGACTACATTTATGAAATGGTAGCGAAATTGTTCAAGGAAGCGCCGATAAGCTATGTGAAATGGGATATGAATCGTTATATGACGGAAATCGGTTCGGCGGCACTGCCAGCAAAAAGGCAATGGGAAGTTTCACATCGGTATATATTAGGTGTGTATTCCTTATATGAAAGACTAACGAGTGCATTTCCAGACATTTTATTTGAATCTTGTGCAGGAGGGGGCGGTCGTTTTGATCCGGGGATGCTTTACTATGCTCCTCAAACATGGACGAGTGATAATACGGATGCGGTGGAACGGCTAAAAATTCAATACGGTACCTCATACGTATATCCATTAAGTTCAATAGGTGCCCACGTATCTGCTGTCCCGAATCATCAAGTAAATCGAGTGACGAGTCTCGATATGCGAGCATCCGTTGCTTATTTCGGTGTGTTCGGTTATGAATTGGATATTTCGAACATGTCCGAGCAGGAAAAGGAAACAATGAAAAAACAAATTCTGCAATATAAACGATTTCGAAAACTGATTCAACAAGGGATTTTTTACCGAATAATTAGTCCTTTTAAAGGAAAGGGAAATGTTACTGCTTGGATGGTTGTCTCCGAAGATCAAACCGAGGCCCTTGTCGGTTATTATCAAGTATTGTTCGAACCGTTACCCGGATTTAAAAAACTTGTGCTCAAAGGGCTCAATCCACAAATGGAATATGAAATTGAGGGTATGCGTAACACGTATTTTGGCGATGAGCTGATGAACTTCGGAATTGTTTTTGATGAATCTTCCTGGTTAAAACAAGGAATTCCCGGTGATTTTACTTCCCAATTATTTTATGTAAAGCAAAAACAATGA